From Salinibacterium sp. ZJ450, one genomic window encodes:
- a CDS encoding FadR/GntR family transcriptional regulator — translation MIEQPDVDSGVTFERLQDDRVSRSESVAHQVSEMITRQQLAPGSRLGRKSDLREQFGVAASTLNEAIRLLESRGLVETRPGPQGGIFVAQPSAHLRLSHLILDLDSNSLPVADGLEIRNALEIPLAAHAAIQADREGLALLERIVTRMGQLRDDPAEYLRQNWQLHEEIAKMSSNEMLRTIYISLLDTARQSLKHVAPDPQFHESWQENWALHRELVDAIASGSPGRARIAAERHAPYAERMSDTLN, via the coding sequence ATGATTGAGCAGCCCGACGTCGACAGCGGCGTCACCTTCGAGCGCCTACAGGACGACCGCGTCTCGCGGTCCGAGTCCGTGGCGCATCAGGTCAGCGAGATGATCACCCGGCAGCAGCTGGCGCCGGGATCCCGACTGGGGCGCAAGTCCGACCTGCGCGAGCAGTTCGGTGTCGCGGCATCCACGCTCAACGAGGCCATCCGACTGCTGGAGAGTCGCGGACTGGTGGAGACCCGCCCGGGGCCGCAGGGTGGCATCTTTGTGGCGCAGCCGTCGGCGCACCTTCGGCTCAGTCACCTGATTCTCGACCTGGACAGCAACTCCCTGCCGGTGGCCGACGGGCTGGAGATCCGGAACGCGCTGGAGATCCCGCTGGCCGCGCATGCCGCCATTCAGGCGGATCGTGAGGGATTGGCGCTGCTGGAGAGAATCGTCACCAGGATGGGCCAGCTACGCGATGACCCGGCCGAATACCTGCGCCAGAACTGGCAGCTGCACGAGGAGATCGCCAAGATGTCGAGCAACGAAATGCTCCGCACCATCTACATCTCCCTGCTGGACACCGCCCGCCAGTCGCTGAAACACGTGGCGCCCGACCCACAATTCCATGAATCGTGGCAAGAGAACTGGGCACTGCACCGCGAACTGGTCGACGCGATCGCGTCGGGCAGCCCCGGGCGTGCTCGCATCGCCGCCGAGCGGCATGCGCCATACGCAGAACGCATGAGCGACACCCTGAATTAA
- a CDS encoding aldehyde dehydrogenase yields the protein MQTFGHIIDGQEVQSISGATFPSIDPYTREPWAEIALGGQDDADLAVAAARRAFDEGPWPRMTAGKRRELINKFADLIIEHGEELAMADTRDMGKPITQSLGNDVARTAQNFRFFADHAHLTPADVLPMDSGHHTYTRYDAAGVVAAIAPWNFPMMLESWKVAPALAWGNTVVLKPAEDSPASATILARLALEAGIPAGVFNVVHGYGPDSVGERLTQHPDVDRITFTGESNTGRIIARAAAANLTPVSLELGGKGANVVFADADLDNAISWSIRAIFTNAGQVCLAGSRIYVERPIFDEFIERFTAAADAMVIGDPKDPATQIGPLASEEHYTKVRSYFDTIEEEGGTKVTGGLGDGWIVKPTVVTGLDRDAKHQREEIFGPIVTITPFDTEEEVVHEVNDSPYGLNAMLFTENLVKAHRVSGALRVGTVWVNCFFIRDLRAPFGGVGASGVGREGGNFSREFFTEPKAVVMQLEPPVAHPPVVLTGAH from the coding sequence ATGCAGACATTCGGTCACATCATCGATGGCCAGGAAGTCCAGTCCATTTCCGGGGCGACCTTCCCGAGCATCGATCCATACACTCGCGAACCATGGGCCGAGATCGCCCTCGGCGGCCAGGACGACGCCGATCTGGCCGTCGCCGCCGCCCGCCGCGCCTTCGATGAGGGCCCGTGGCCCCGGATGACGGCCGGCAAGCGCCGCGAGCTGATCAACAAGTTCGCCGACCTGATCATCGAGCACGGCGAGGAACTCGCCATGGCCGACACCCGTGATATGGGCAAGCCCATCACGCAGAGCCTCGGCAACGACGTCGCCCGCACCGCGCAGAACTTCCGCTTCTTCGCCGACCACGCGCACCTGACCCCGGCCGACGTGCTGCCGATGGACTCCGGCCACCACACCTACACGCGCTACGACGCCGCCGGAGTTGTCGCCGCGATCGCGCCGTGGAACTTCCCGATGATGCTCGAGAGCTGGAAGGTCGCTCCGGCGCTCGCCTGGGGCAACACGGTCGTGCTGAAGCCGGCCGAAGACTCCCCGGCATCCGCCACCATCCTTGCCCGGCTCGCGCTCGAGGCCGGCATCCCGGCCGGCGTCTTCAACGTCGTCCACGGGTACGGCCCGGACTCGGTGGGCGAGCGGCTCACGCAGCATCCGGATGTCGACCGCATCACGTTCACCGGCGAATCGAACACCGGCCGGATCATCGCCCGCGCCGCCGCCGCCAACCTGACCCCGGTGAGCCTCGAGCTCGGCGGCAAGGGCGCGAACGTGGTGTTCGCTGACGCCGATCTCGACAACGCGATCAGCTGGTCGATCCGCGCCATCTTCACCAACGCCGGGCAGGTCTGCCTCGCCGGCAGCCGCATCTACGTCGAACGACCGATCTTTGACGAGTTCATCGAGCGCTTCACCGCGGCCGCCGACGCCATGGTGATCGGTGACCCGAAGGACCCGGCCACCCAGATCGGCCCGCTCGCCAGCGAGGAGCATTACACCAAGGTGCGCAGCTACTTCGACACCATCGAGGAGGAAGGCGGCACCAAGGTCACCGGCGGACTCGGCGACGGCTGGATCGTGAAGCCCACCGTGGTCACCGGTCTCGACCGCGATGCGAAGCACCAGCGCGAAGAGATCTTCGGCCCGATCGTCACCATCACCCCGTTCGACACCGAAGAAGAGGTCGTGCACGAGGTCAACGACAGCCCGTACGGCCTGAACGCCATGCTGTTCACCGAGAACCTGGTCAAGGCGCACCGCGTCTCCGGTGCTCTCCGGGTCGGCACGGTGTGGGTGAACTGCTTCTTCATTCGCGACCTGCGCGCCCCGTTCGGCGGGGTCGGGGCATCCGGAGTCGGCCGTGAGGGCGGCAACTTCAGCCGGGAGTTCTTCACCGAGCCGAAGGCCGTCGTGATGCAGCTGGAGCCGCCGGTCGCGCACCCGCCCGTGGTGCTCACCGGAGCGCACTGA
- a CDS encoding ABC transporter ATP-binding protein, giving the protein MLDVKNLTHTYGTGAKAHLALKDITFSVEPGELVSIVGPSGCGKTTLLRTMAGLMRPTGGDLRFLGDRITAVPEGLAMVFQDYRGSLFPWLSVEANVRFPLKRLGLSKADLDERVSESLVAVGLSGFEDRFPSQLSGGMQQRVAIARALAYRPKILLMDEPFASVDAQTREDLEDLVLSVKKKFNMTILFVTHDIDESVYLADRVVVLSKPPTFVVTTLDIPLSDTRDQIETKEDPEFIRLRGEVARLIRHPKDDDVAAVADVA; this is encoded by the coding sequence ATGCTTGACGTCAAAAACCTCACTCACACCTACGGCACCGGCGCGAAGGCGCACCTGGCGCTGAAGGACATCACATTCTCGGTCGAACCCGGCGAGCTGGTCTCCATCGTCGGCCCGTCCGGCTGCGGCAAGACCACCCTGCTGCGCACGATGGCAGGACTCATGCGGCCGACCGGCGGCGACCTGCGCTTCCTGGGCGACCGGATCACCGCGGTACCGGAAGGCCTCGCGATGGTGTTCCAGGACTACCGCGGCTCGCTGTTCCCCTGGCTCAGCGTCGAGGCGAACGTCCGCTTCCCCCTCAAGCGACTTGGCCTCAGTAAGGCCGACCTCGACGAGCGGGTTTCCGAGTCGCTTGTCGCCGTGGGACTCTCCGGCTTCGAAGACCGGTTCCCGTCGCAGCTGTCTGGCGGCATGCAGCAGCGCGTGGCCATCGCTCGCGCACTGGCCTACCGCCCAAAGATCCTGCTGATGGACGAGCCCTTCGCGTCGGTCGACGCGCAGACCCGCGAAGACCTCGAAGACCTCGTGCTGTCGGTGAAGAAGAAGTTCAACATGACCATCCTCTTCGTCACCCACGACATCGACGAGAGCGTCTACCTGGCCGACCGTGTTGTCGTGCTGTCCAAGCCGCCGACATTCGTCGTCACCACCCTCGACATCCCGCTCTCGGACACCCGCGACCAGATCGAGACGAAGGAAGACCCGGAGTTCATTCGCCTGCGCGGCGAAGTCGCGCGGCTCATCCGTCACCCCAAGGACGACGACGTCGCCGCCGTGGCAGACGTCGCCTAA
- a CDS encoding 2-keto-4-pentenoate hydratase produces the protein MTTTEWTTEKVADILLDAEASRTDRGRITDEWPGLDLETGYAAQRVLIEHKKADGHTVVGVKLGLTSRAKQQRMGIDSPLTAVITDKMVLEAGVPIALDELIHPRVEPEIVFVLGERLQGPGVTAASAMRAVASVHAGLEVIDSRYRDFSFAMPDVVADNASSARFIVGATSVSPIGLDLALEACVLRINGVVVDTATGAAVQGHPAEALALAANALAARGEAIEAGSIVLTGGMTDAVFINDGDEVSVEFTSLGQITAPVRRSA, from the coding sequence ATGACGACAACGGAATGGACGACCGAGAAGGTCGCCGACATCCTGCTCGACGCTGAAGCGAGCCGCACCGACCGCGGCCGCATCACCGACGAATGGCCAGGCCTCGACCTGGAAACCGGCTACGCCGCGCAGCGGGTGCTGATCGAACATAAGAAGGCCGACGGGCACACCGTCGTCGGCGTGAAGCTCGGCCTCACCTCCCGCGCGAAGCAGCAGCGGATGGGCATCGACTCACCACTGACCGCCGTGATCACCGACAAAATGGTGCTCGAGGCCGGCGTGCCGATTGCCCTGGACGAGCTCATCCACCCGCGCGTGGAGCCGGAGATCGTCTTCGTGCTCGGCGAACGGCTGCAGGGCCCCGGCGTCACTGCCGCCTCGGCCATGCGCGCCGTCGCGTCGGTGCACGCCGGGCTCGAAGTCATCGACAGCCGTTACCGCGACTTCAGCTTCGCGATGCCCGACGTGGTGGCCGATAACGCCTCCAGCGCCCGGTTCATCGTCGGCGCGACATCCGTCTCCCCCATCGGACTGGACCTTGCCCTCGAGGCCTGCGTGCTGCGCATCAACGGCGTTGTGGTCGACACGGCAACCGGCGCCGCGGTGCAGGGTCACCCGGCCGAAGCACTGGCGCTGGCCGCCAACGCGCTGGCCGCCCGCGGCGAGGCCATCGAAGCCGGATCCATCGTGCTCACCGGCGGCATGACCGACGCCGTGTTCATCAATGACGGCGACGAGGTGTCGGTCGAGTTCACCTCGCTCGGCCAGATCACCGCACCCGTAAGGAGGTCGGCATGA
- a CDS encoding ABC transporter permease, with protein MALTTAVTTANRPRASREQQAAKRQWWGSFALRWVVLVVLITAWQVATVAFPSPFFPQPFLIFERAALLWLPGANGVLTPSMQNDVIPSLGRVLLGFGISVVLAIAVGVAIGLSRKFGDYIDPIIQFLRAVPPPALIPIFLVVFGTGDEMRVLLIAFGTAWPILLNTIEGVRSIEELKYETATVFRIGVVGRLTRIVLPGAAPKILAGVRTSLSLGLILMVISEMVAASSGIGFSIVQAQRGFGFLDMWAGIVLLGIIGFLLNTVLTVIERRILAWQRSSGRETA; from the coding sequence ATGGCCCTCACAACCGCGGTAACCACCGCCAACCGGCCCCGCGCCAGTCGCGAACAGCAGGCCGCAAAACGTCAGTGGTGGGGCAGCTTCGCCCTGCGCTGGGTCGTGCTGGTCGTGTTGATCACCGCATGGCAGGTGGCGACGGTGGCCTTCCCCTCACCGTTCTTCCCCCAGCCGTTCCTGATCTTCGAGCGAGCCGCGCTGCTGTGGCTGCCCGGCGCGAACGGCGTGCTCACCCCGAGCATGCAGAACGACGTCATCCCGAGCCTTGGCCGGGTGCTGCTCGGCTTCGGCATCTCGGTGGTACTCGCGATCGCCGTCGGCGTAGCGATCGGGCTCAGCCGCAAGTTCGGTGATTACATCGACCCGATCATCCAGTTCCTGCGGGCGGTTCCGCCGCCGGCACTGATCCCGATCTTCCTCGTGGTGTTCGGCACCGGCGACGAGATGCGGGTGCTGCTGATCGCGTTCGGCACGGCCTGGCCGATCCTGCTGAACACCATCGAGGGCGTGCGCTCCATCGAGGAACTCAAGTACGAGACGGCAACGGTGTTCCGGATCGGCGTCGTCGGCCGGCTCACCCGCATCGTGCTGCCGGGTGCCGCCCCGAAGATCCTCGCCGGTGTGCGCACCAGCCTCTCGCTCGGCCTGATCCTCATGGTCATCTCCGAGATGGTGGCCGCCTCCAGCGGCATCGGCTTCTCGATCGTGCAGGCGCAGCGTGGCTTCGGATTCCTCGACATGTGGGCCGGAATCGTGCTGCTCGGCATCATCGGCTTCCTCCTCAACACGGTGCTCACCGTCATCGAGCGCCGCATCCTCGCCTGGCAGCGCAGCTCCGGTCGCGAAACCGCCTAG
- a CDS encoding IS30 family transposase yields the protein MKPKFGPAERERFFELMAAGSSMNAASAAVGASRGAVRRWWAQSGPMTPLRMGPHGGMAEPVPPPREKSGRSLSSEDRAVIQAGLGQRLPLSQIGALIDRDKSVVSREISRNRGPDGVYRARIADRLAGSRRARPKPFKLAVNELLCRRIAAWMDQGWSPRLIADMLRRTAGRDQTSRVSHETIYQALYVQTRGNLRADLNQQLSLKRRSRVSRSSRANPKNPYREAFTISQRPAEAADRAVPGHWEGDLIIGGGNRSAIGTLVERASRFVILLHLPGRHTAPEVADAMIEQMRHLPEHLRRSVTWDRGTELADYERIQLELNTRLYFCDPHSPWQRGSNENTNRLLRFWFEKGSDLSTHTAADLRKVQDTLNKRPRPTLDYRTPAQALAQFLQAA from the coding sequence ATGAAGCCGAAGTTCGGGCCGGCGGAGCGAGAACGGTTCTTCGAGTTGATGGCCGCAGGGTCGTCGATGAATGCCGCGAGTGCTGCGGTGGGCGCGTCGCGGGGCGCCGTGAGACGGTGGTGGGCGCAATCTGGGCCGATGACACCTTTGCGGATGGGCCCGCACGGTGGGATGGCCGAACCGGTGCCGCCGCCGCGGGAGAAGTCCGGGCGCTCTCTGAGCTCGGAGGATCGCGCCGTGATCCAGGCGGGGCTGGGTCAGCGGTTGCCCCTGTCGCAGATCGGGGCGCTGATCGACCGGGACAAGTCCGTGGTCTCCCGTGAGATCAGCCGCAACCGCGGCCCGGACGGGGTCTATCGGGCGCGGATCGCCGACCGGCTCGCGGGATCTCGGCGAGCTCGTCCGAAACCGTTCAAGCTCGCGGTGAACGAGCTGCTGTGTCGCCGGATTGCGGCCTGGATGGACCAGGGCTGGAGCCCGCGACTGATCGCGGACATGCTCCGCCGCACGGCCGGGAGGGATCAGACTAGCCGGGTGAGTCACGAGACGATCTACCAGGCGCTATATGTGCAGACGCGTGGGAATCTGCGGGCGGATCTGAACCAGCAGCTCAGCCTGAAACGGCGATCCCGGGTCTCCCGGTCGAGCCGGGCTAACCCGAAGAACCCGTATCGGGAGGCGTTCACCATCAGTCAGCGGCCGGCCGAGGCCGCCGACCGCGCCGTCCCGGGGCACTGGGAGGGCGACCTGATCATAGGTGGAGGGAACCGGTCGGCGATCGGCACCCTGGTGGAACGCGCCAGCCGGTTCGTGATCCTGCTGCACCTGCCCGGTCGACACACCGCCCCGGAGGTCGCCGACGCGATGATCGAACAGATGCGGCACCTGCCCGAGCATCTGCGCCGGTCGGTCACCTGGGACCGGGGAACCGAGCTGGCCGACTACGAACGCATCCAACTCGAGCTGAACACCCGGTTGTACTTCTGCGACCCGCACTCGCCCTGGCAGCGGGGCAGCAACGAGAACACCAACCGGCTGCTCCGGTTCTGGTTCGAGAAGGGCAGCGACCTCTCGACTCACACGGCGGCCGACCTGCGCAAGGTTCAGGACACCCTGAACAAGCGGCCCCGGCCGACCCTGGACTACCGCACCCCCGCGCAGGCCCTCGCCCAGTTCCTCCAGGCAGCCTGA
- a CDS encoding LLM class flavin-dependent oxidoreductase, whose amino-acid sequence MARRIRFNAFDMSCVGHISAGLWRHPDDQAYRYTDISYWTELAKTLERGRFDGIFIADVLGTYDVYGDSADAAIRHAAQVPVTDPLMVVSAMAAVTEHLGFGVTAGTAYEHPYPFARRMTTLDHLTKGRIGWNVVTGYLPSAARNMGNDDQLEHDARYDYADEYLEVLYKLWEGSWEDDAVVRDRESGVFTDPSKVHPINHEGTHFKVPGIHISEPSPQRTPVIFQAGASARGVAFAGENAEAIFIGAPSRQTLAAQVAKIRAGLEAAGRDRNAARIYAMLTIVVDETSEKARAKYEKLLEYASPEAALVLTSGWMGVDLSKYDLADPVGDVKSNAIQSTVASFQQEANEGREWSVGDIAEYSKVGGYAPVIVGSPSEVADQLQEWVEATDVDGFNLSYAITPGTFEDVVRFVVPELQRRGVYPTEYEEGTLRHKLHGRGASLPPEHRGAQYKVTTSAPTHS is encoded by the coding sequence ATGGCACGACGCATCCGTTTCAACGCGTTCGATATGAGCTGTGTGGGGCACATCTCCGCCGGACTCTGGCGGCACCCCGACGATCAGGCGTACCGGTACACCGACATTTCGTACTGGACCGAGCTGGCGAAGACGCTGGAGCGCGGCCGGTTCGACGGGATCTTCATCGCCGACGTGCTCGGCACCTACGACGTCTACGGTGACAGCGCGGATGCCGCGATCCGGCACGCCGCGCAGGTTCCGGTGACCGATCCGCTGATGGTGGTCTCTGCGATGGCCGCCGTCACCGAGCACCTCGGCTTCGGGGTCACCGCCGGAACCGCGTACGAGCACCCGTACCCGTTCGCCAGGCGGATGACCACCCTCGACCACCTGACCAAGGGCCGGATCGGCTGGAACGTCGTCACCGGATACCTGCCGTCGGCCGCACGCAACATGGGCAACGACGACCAGCTTGAGCACGATGCCCGCTACGACTACGCCGACGAGTACCTCGAGGTGCTCTACAAGCTGTGGGAAGGCTCCTGGGAGGACGACGCGGTGGTGCGCGACCGCGAGAGCGGCGTGTTCACCGACCCGTCCAAGGTGCATCCGATCAACCACGAGGGCACACACTTCAAGGTCCCCGGCATTCACATCTCCGAGCCGTCGCCGCAGCGCACCCCGGTGATCTTCCAGGCCGGCGCCTCCGCCCGCGGCGTTGCGTTCGCCGGCGAGAACGCCGAGGCGATCTTCATCGGGGCGCCCTCGCGGCAGACCCTCGCCGCGCAGGTGGCGAAGATCCGCGCCGGACTCGAGGCGGCCGGCCGTGACCGCAACGCCGCACGGATCTACGCGATGTTGACCATCGTGGTCGATGAGACCAGCGAGAAGGCGCGAGCCAAGTACGAGAAGCTGCTCGAGTACGCCAGCCCGGAAGCTGCGCTGGTGCTGACGTCGGGCTGGATGGGGGTCGACCTCTCCAAATACGACCTCGCCGACCCCGTCGGTGACGTGAAGAGCAACGCGATCCAGTCCACCGTCGCCTCATTCCAGCAGGAAGCGAACGAAGGCCGCGAGTGGAGCGTGGGGGACATAGCCGAATACTCCAAGGTCGGCGGCTACGCGCCGGTGATCGTCGGGTCGCCGAGCGAGGTCGCAGACCAACTGCAGGAGTGGGTGGAGGCGACGGATGTCGACGGCTTCAACCTCTCCTACGCGATCACCCCCGGCACCTTCGAGGATGTCGTGCGCTTCGTGGTTCCCGAGCTGCAGCGACGGGGCGTTTACCCAACGGAGTACGAGGAGGGCACACTGCGCCACAAGCTGCACGGTCGCGGCGCCAGCCTGCCGCCCGAGCACCGCGGTGCACAGTACAAGGTCACGACGAGCGCCCCCACCCACAGTTGA
- a CDS encoding ABC transporter permease, translating into MSAVATLPVRRRVSPKLTRGLIGVVVLLVLAELVSRLGIIPENILPPMSRVLLDTAGLIVNPAFLGDVGSTLTAWAIGLGIAIVIAVPAGLVLGSFRIAYEASSAVVEFMRPIPSVALIPLAILVFGLGTDMKIALVVYASLWPIFFNTVYGVRDVDPIAKETARTFRLSRVGILARVSLPYAAPLAATGVRISAAIALIVTISAELLAGSASGIGSYILRISSGGGDTSLVFAGTIVAGLLGMLVNGVLVAIEKKIFAWKKEGVA; encoded by the coding sequence ATGAGTGCCGTCGCCACCCTGCCCGTCCGTCGACGGGTGAGCCCCAAGCTCACTCGCGGCCTGATCGGGGTCGTTGTTCTGCTCGTGCTGGCGGAACTGGTGAGCCGGCTCGGGATCATTCCGGAAAACATCCTGCCGCCGATGTCGCGGGTGCTGCTCGACACCGCCGGCCTGATCGTCAACCCCGCGTTCCTCGGTGACGTCGGCTCGACGCTGACCGCCTGGGCTATCGGCCTCGGCATCGCCATCGTGATCGCTGTGCCGGCCGGTCTGGTGCTGGGCTCCTTCCGGATCGCCTACGAGGCGTCATCCGCCGTGGTCGAGTTCATGCGGCCGATCCCCTCGGTTGCGCTGATCCCGCTCGCCATCCTCGTCTTCGGTCTGGGAACCGACATGAAGATCGCGCTCGTGGTGTACGCCTCGCTGTGGCCGATCTTCTTCAACACCGTCTACGGCGTGCGGGATGTTGACCCCATCGCCAAGGAAACGGCCCGCACCTTCCGGCTCAGCCGCGTCGGCATCCTGGCCCGGGTCAGCCTGCCCTATGCCGCACCGCTGGCCGCGACCGGCGTTCGCATCTCTGCCGCGATCGCCCTGATCGTCACCATCAGTGCCGAGCTGCTGGCCGGCTCCGCCAGCGGCATCGGCTCATACATCCTGCGGATCAGTTCGGGCGGCGGTGACACCTCGCTGGTGTTCGCCGGCACCATCGTCGCCGGGCTCCTCGGAATGCTGGTCAACGGCGTGCTGGTGGCCATCGAGAAGAAGATCTTCGCCTGGAAGAAGGAGGGGGTGGCGTAA
- a CDS encoding ABC transporter substrate-binding protein yields the protein MPITSQIRPKKTWLGVAAASALALSLAACSGGSSTAPAADEPAPAGNGKPEISELIVGITPVADQASVYIAVAEGFFEEEGLTVTPQPAQGGAALVPAMIAGDIQASFATYPSFLLAQAGGIDINIVAEGVRGNEESNGVWVKADSGIDSINDLEGKKVAVNTLKNTGELTIKVLMDEAGVDVSKVQFQELPFPDMVPTLQSGGVDAIWVVEPFQTAAEASGAKKLFANFSGPTDGVPLSGLGMTAEFVKANPNTVAAFIRAMEKANALLAENPDAAREIVPTYSSTTPELAAKLKLPKWVAGAASAKNLEVWNDIMVDQGAISAPVDMDKMVYVPGK from the coding sequence GTGCCCATCACATCCCAAATCCGCCCCAAGAAGACCTGGCTCGGCGTCGCCGCGGCATCCGCGCTGGCGCTCAGCCTCGCCGCCTGTTCCGGCGGCAGCAGCACAGCCCCGGCCGCCGACGAACCCGCTCCGGCAGGCAACGGCAAGCCGGAGATCAGCGAGCTCATCGTTGGTATCACCCCGGTCGCCGACCAGGCATCGGTGTACATCGCCGTCGCCGAGGGCTTCTTCGAAGAAGAGGGCCTCACCGTCACCCCGCAGCCCGCCCAGGGCGGCGCCGCGCTGGTGCCCGCGATGATCGCCGGCGACATCCAGGCCTCGTTCGCAACCTACCCGTCGTTCCTGCTCGCGCAGGCCGGCGGCATCGACATCAACATCGTCGCCGAGGGTGTGCGCGGTAACGAGGAGAGCAACGGCGTCTGGGTTAAGGCCGACTCCGGCATTGACTCGATCAACGACCTCGAGGGCAAGAAGGTCGCCGTCAACACGCTGAAGAACACCGGCGAGCTGACCATCAAGGTCCTGATGGACGAAGCCGGCGTCGACGTCAGCAAGGTCCAGTTCCAGGAACTGCCGTTCCCCGACATGGTGCCGACCCTGCAGTCCGGCGGCGTGGACGCCATCTGGGTCGTCGAACCGTTCCAGACCGCTGCTGAGGCCTCGGGCGCCAAGAAGCTGTTCGCCAACTTCTCCGGCCCGACCGACGGAGTGCCGCTGTCCGGTCTCGGCATGACCGCCGAGTTCGTCAAGGCAAACCCGAACACGGTTGCCGCGTTCATCCGCGCCATGGAGAAGGCCAACGCGCTGCTCGCCGAGAACCCGGATGCCGCTCGCGAGATCGTCCCGACCTACTCGAGCACCACGCCGGAGCTCGCCGCCAAGCTCAAGCTGCCCAAGTGGGTCGCCGGCGCTGCCAGCGCCAAGAACCTCGAGGTCTGGAACGACATCATGGTCGATCAGGGCGCGATCTCGGCACCGGTCGACATGGACAAGATGGTCTACGTCCCCGGCAAGTAA
- a CDS encoding 2-keto-4-pentenoate hydratase, giving the protein MNDTDIADLGDTLLAAYDSREPVRPLTEAHPDLRIEDAYRVQLHQVEHWKNSGRRVAGYKVGLTSLAMQRQLGVDQPDFGHVFSDMILDGTAIDAGAFISPKIEPEISFVLKHDLRGPGLSVADVIGAVDYAIASLEIIDSRVADWKITLSDTVADNASSGALVLGTRPVRLDVADLGLAGCVLVKNGDVVATGAGAAVLGHPLNGVLWLANMLGSLGQTLEAGSVVMAGSITAAIPVAPGDVVTATFAHLGSVSARFSPASKETAA; this is encoded by the coding sequence ATGAACGACACTGATATCGCCGATCTCGGCGACACGCTGCTTGCGGCGTATGACAGCCGCGAGCCGGTGCGCCCGCTGACTGAAGCGCACCCCGACCTGCGGATCGAAGATGCCTACCGGGTGCAGCTGCACCAGGTCGAGCACTGGAAGAACTCCGGCCGACGCGTCGCCGGCTACAAGGTCGGGCTCACGTCCCTCGCCATGCAGCGACAGCTCGGCGTCGACCAGCCCGACTTCGGGCACGTGTTCAGCGACATGATCCTGGACGGCACGGCCATCGACGCCGGCGCGTTCATCAGCCCGAAGATCGAACCGGAGATCTCGTTCGTGCTGAAGCACGACCTGCGCGGTCCCGGCCTGAGCGTCGCCGATGTCATCGGCGCGGTCGACTACGCGATCGCCTCGCTCGAGATCATCGACTCCCGCGTCGCGGACTGGAAGATCACGCTGTCCGACACGGTCGCCGACAACGCGTCATCCGGAGCGCTGGTGCTCGGCACCCGCCCGGTGCGGCTGGATGTCGCGGACCTCGGCCTCGCCGGCTGCGTGCTCGTGAAGAACGGCGACGTCGTCGCCACCGGCGCCGGCGCCGCCGTGCTCGGGCACCCCCTCAACGGCGTGCTCTGGCTGGCGAACATGCTCGGCTCGCTCGGGCAGACCCTCGAGGCCGGCTCGGTCGTGATGGCCGGATCGATCACCGCCGCCATTCCGGTCGCGCCCGGCGATGTGGTCACCGCCACGTTCGCGCACCTCGGTTCAGTCAGCGCTCGTTTCAGCCCAGCGTCGAAGGAGACCGCAGCATGA